In Desulfuromonadales bacterium, the genomic stretch AGCGGTCTGGCGGGCGAGCTTCGCCGGGTCGTGGCTGCGCGCCTCCCCCTCGACCACCACCCGCTTCGCCACGATATTGGTCGCCTGCCCCCCCTCGATGCTGCCGATGTTGGCCGTGGTCTCCTCGTCGATGCGTCCCAGGTGCATGGCGGCGATGGCGCGGGCGGCGACCTCGATGGCCGAGATCCCCTTTTCCGGGGCGATGCCGGCATGCGCCTCGCGGCCGACCACCTCGAAGCACAGCTTGTTGGCACAGGGGGCCTTGTGGATGACCAGGTCGACCCCGGAGGTGTCGAGGGCCAGGCCGCGCCGGGAGTTCAGCCTTCCCGGATCCAGCAGCTTCGCGCCAAGCAGGCCCACCTCCTCGGCGATGGTGATTACCACCTCGACGGGTCCCCGGGGAATCGCCTGCTCGCGCACCACCTCGAGCGCTTCGATGAGCTCGGCGATCCCGGCCTTGTCGTCGGCGCCGAGGACCGTCTCACCGGCGCTGGTGAAAACTCCGTCGCGCAGCAGGGGCTCGACCCCGGCGCACGGCTCCACCGTATCCATGTGGGCCGACAACAACAGCGGTTCGCCCGTCCGACCCGCCGCCGGGAAGCGGGCGATCAGGTTGCCGCACTCGCCGCCGGCGCGTTCTCCGGCATCATCCATGACCACCTCGGCGCCGAGCTGACGGAAACGCTCAAGCAGATAACGGGCGATCTCGCCCTCGCCAAGGGAAGGGCTGGCCATGGTCGCCAGACGGGCAAATTCGGCTGCCAGACGTTCACTGTTGATCATCTCGGACCCTTTCAATCAGGTGCAAAGTCTTCGGGCCGGACAAAACCGCCGGCCGCCAATCTGCATTGTTTAGCCCATTTCCTTCCCCCTTTCAATCGAATTATAGACGAGGCGCCAATGGTTTTCTGCCACAACATCGCTTCAGTGGCTGGACAAAGGGGGGGGGAAACTGCTACTATCCGCCGGACAAAATCGCCCGTCACCCATTCAGTCTTATGATTTTTCCCAAGGGCAGACCGTTTCAATGGATTTTCACTTCCGGCCTCCGCGCCGATCGATGACCCGGCCGAACGAAAAAAAACGCCGATTCCTGCCGAGCTTCGAATTCCTCAGGTTCGCATCGGCGGCTGCCGCATTGTGCGCCCGGGTCCGCATGCACCGCCGGCTGATCTACCTGCTCGGCACAGTCGTGCTGCTGCTGGCAGGCCTCGTCCTGCTGCGGCAGACGATATCCCTCACCGAAGCCCGAATCGCGCCGCCCGAGATCATCGCCCCGCAAGTTGTGCAGAAGCCCCAAAAGGAAATCATCGAGGGAGAGATCCAGCCAGGCGACACCATTTCCGCCCTGCTCGGCAAATATTTCAGCGACCAGGAACTGCATTCGCTCACTACCGAAAGTCGCAAAGTCTTTCCCCTCTCCAGCATCTGCAGCGGGCAACCCTACAAGCTCTGCGTCAACGACGGCCAATTCGAACGCTTCGAATACGATATCGACCGCGACGAGCAGCTGATCATCCGCAAGGAGAGCGACAGCTTCGACATCAGTCGCCTCCCCATCGCCTACACGGTCAGGGAAGAGGTCGTTCGCGGAACCATCACCTCAAGCCTCTTCGAAGCGGTGAGCGAAGCCGGTGAGACTGATGCCCTGGCCGTGATGCTGGCCGACATCTTTGCCTACGATATCGATTTCATCCGGGACATTCGAGCCGGCGACAACTTCCAGGTGCTTGTCGAAAAACGTTTCCGGGAGGGAAAACCCGGCGGCTACGGCAAGATATTGGGGGCCACCTTCACCAACCAGGGAGATACCTATACCGCCTTTCTCTTCAAGGACGGCAAGAACCCGCCTTCCTACTACGCCGCCGACGGCAAGGCCCTGCGCAAGGCGTTTCTCAAGGCCCCCCTCGCCTTCAGCCGCATCTCCTCCGGCTTTACCATGAAGCGCTTCCACCCGATCACCAAAACCTGGAAGGCCCACCCGGCCATCGACTATGCAGCCCCCACCGGCACCCCGATCATGGCCATCGGCGACGGCACCATCATCAGGATCGGCCGGGCCGGCGGCAACGGCAACCACGTCAAGTTGCGCCACAGCAACGGCATCGAAAGTCTCTATCTGCACATGAGCCGCTTCGCCAAGGGAATGCGCCAAGGGAAGCGGGTCGTTCAGGGGCAGGTCATCGGCTACGTCGGCAGCACCGGCCTCGCCACCGGCCCGCATCTCTGTTTCCGCATGTACAAGAATGGTGCCCCCCTCAACCCGAGCAAACTCAAGACAGCGGCGGCCGCTCCCATTTCCCGGGAGCGCCTGGCCGAGTTTCGGGCGGCGATCGGCCCCCGTCTCGCCCGGCTGGAAGGTCGCGACATCCAGCAGGCCAAACTGGAGCCGGCCCCGGCAGCAGCCCCCGGCCGTTAGCCGCCGGGGACCCCGGTAGACCATGCCAGCCGGGTCTCCCGAAGGAATGCAATGAGATGAAACGTTCAACGTTCCCGATAGCGCTGATCTTCACCGTCCTGCTGGCGGCTTCCGCCTGGGCGGTGCCGGCTCGCAGCCCCTCGGCCGCCCGACCCGCTCCGTTGCCGCCAGCCACCTACCAGGTCAAGAAAGGGGACAGCCTCTACGCCATCGGCCGCCGGACCGGCCTGACGGTGCAGGAACTCAAACGCCTCAACGGCCTCAAGGGGACTGCGCTCAAACCCGGCCAGGTTCTCCTGCTCGAGCCGAAGAGAGCCACGGCCGGGGGCAAGAGCGCCCAGGAAAAGCCGTCGGCCGCATCGGCGTCCCCTGCCGGAGGCACGCGCGCCGCCGCGACCTACCAGGTCAGGAAGGGGGACAGCCTCTACGCCATTGCCCGCCGCAACGGCCTGACGGTGCAGGAACTCAAACGCCTCAACGGCCTCAAGGGGAACGCGCTCAAACCCGGCCAGAAGCTGATGCTCGCCAGGGCCGCCAGTTCCGCCCCGCCGCCGGCGATCGCAGCCGGGCCCGATCCGGCAAAACTGCTGCGCGAGGAGTCCGTCGCGCAACTGCCGGAAGAGGAGAGACTCATTTCCCAGGACACGCTGGAGGAAGTGGCCTTCTCCTACCTCGCTACCCCCTACCGCTTCGGCGGCAGCGGCAACAAGGGAATCGACTGCTCGAACTTTGTCCGCAGCGTCTTCCGCGAGCTCAATATCGACCTGCCCCGCACCGCCCGGGAACAGTACCGTCTCGGCACCCAGGTCGACCCGGATGAGCTGCAGAGCGGCGACCTGCTGTTTTTCCGCACCTACGCCAAATACCCCTCCCACGTTGGCATCTACCTCGGCGACCACAAGATGATCCACGCTTCGCCGCGCAGCCGGCGGGTGGTGATTACCAACGTGGACGCTCCCTACTTCCGCTCCCGTTTCATCGGCGCCAAGCGACTCGCTCTGCTCACCGACGCCCTCAACCTCGAGGCACTGTCCCGCGACGTCGAAGAAGAACCGGAGCCTCTCCTCGCGGAAGAAATCGACCCTGTAGCGACCAGCGGCGACAACTGATCGGCCCGTCCATGAGCGGCAGCCGGTTCCAGACTTTTTTGCGGAGCCAATCATGACCTTCAGGATCGGAGACCTGCTGCTTCAGCAAGGGATAATCACCCAGTCCGAGCTGGAAGAAGCGCTTAAATATCAGGTCATTTTCGGCGGCAAGCTCGGGACCAACCTCATCGAAATGGGGGTCCTCGGTGAAGAGGATATCACCCGGGCACTGAGCAGGAAGTTCAATATCCCGGCCGTCGATCTCGAACAGATCATGCAAGTCGCCCCAGAGGCAATCGCTGCAATCCCCGCCGAACTAGCCGGAAGATACCGGGTGCTCCCCCTGCGGCTCGAAGGCCGCCGCCTGACCCTGGCCATGGCCGACCCCGCAGACCTGCAGGCGGTTGACGAGATCGCCTTCCGCACTGGCCTGGTCATCCGGCCGCAGGTCGTCGCCGAGGTCCGACTGGGGCTGGCACTGGAAAAATACTACGGTCTTAAACGCGACTGGCGCTACATCAATGTCGCCCAAAGGATAAAAGCCAGGAAGAAGAAAATCGCACCGGATCTGTGCCCGCCGGAGGTAGCCTTGGCCCTGCTGTCGAAGAAGGACTGGGAGCTTTCGCAGCCGAAGCCGGAGAGCTCTAAGGGAGGGGAAGAGTCTCTTGCCGGATTGCCTCCGGCGCGGCAGGCCTCGCGAGAGGAAGAGATTCTGATTCTCGAAGAGGCGGACGTCCACGAGGAGGAGTCGCCAGAGGGGAAGACCGAAAGCATCGATCCCCTCGGTGAAAAAAGTGCCGCCGAATTGCTGGTGGAAGCCCAGGATCGGGACGAAATCCTCGCCGCCGTCCTCGGCAGCCTCGGCTGCGACTTCCCCCGTTGCGCGATTTTTCTGGTGCGGGGAGAGTTTGCCATGGGCTGGAAGTGCGCGTTTGATGGACAGACGACGCCGGGCTTCGCGCAGTTGCAAATTCCTCTGAACGAGCCGTCGGTATTGAAGACGGTGGCCGAGGGGAAGAGCTACTATCTCGGCCCCATTCCCCGTTCTCCCTTCAATTCGATGATGCTGCAGGAGATGGGCGGAACCCTGCCCCCTGCCGCCCTGCTGGTACCGCTGCTGATGATGGGGCGGGTAGTCGGCATCCTCTACGCCGACGGCCCGGGTGTCAACCTCGGCGAGCGACTCTTCGACCTGCAGAAGCTCACCGCCAAGG encodes the following:
- a CDS encoding LysM peptidoglycan-binding domain-containing protein, whose translation is MKRSTFPIALIFTVLLAASAWAVPARSPSAARPAPLPPATYQVKKGDSLYAIGRRTGLTVQELKRLNGLKGTALKPGQVLLLEPKRATAGGKSAQEKPSAASASPAGGTRAAATYQVRKGDSLYAIARRNGLTVQELKRLNGLKGNALKPGQKLMLARAASSAPPPAIAAGPDPAKLLREESVAQLPEEERLISQDTLEEVAFSYLATPYRFGGSGNKGIDCSNFVRSVFRELNIDLPRTAREQYRLGTQVDPDELQSGDLLFFRTYAKYPSHVGIYLGDHKMIHASPRSRRVVITNVDAPYFRSRFIGAKRLALLTDALNLEALSRDVEEEPEPLLAEEIDPVATSGDN
- a CDS encoding M20/M25/M40 family metallo-hydrolase; amino-acid sequence: MINSERLAAEFARLATMASPSLGEGEIARYLLERFRQLGAEVVMDDAGERAGGECGNLIARFPAAGRTGEPLLLSAHMDTVEPCAGVEPLLRDGVFTSAGETVLGADDKAGIAELIEALEVVREQAIPRGPVEVVITIAEEVGLLGAKLLDPGRLNSRRGLALDTSGVDLVIHKAPCANKLCFEVVGREAHAGIAPEKGISAIEVAARAIAAMHLGRIDEETTANIGSIEGGQATNIVAKRVVVEGEARSHDPAKLARQTAHMVACFEGAARDMAREIGGELVVPEVKAEVLSDYPRMAVDLQSPVIRLVETAASRLGRTIEVRAAGGGSDANIFNGHGIETVILGTGMTNVHSVDESVRVDDMVRVAELLVEIIREA
- a CDS encoding peptidoglycan DD-metalloendopeptidase family protein: MDFHFRPPRRSMTRPNEKKRRFLPSFEFLRFASAAAALCARVRMHRRLIYLLGTVVLLLAGLVLLRQTISLTEARIAPPEIIAPQVVQKPQKEIIEGEIQPGDTISALLGKYFSDQELHSLTTESRKVFPLSSICSGQPYKLCVNDGQFERFEYDIDRDEQLIIRKESDSFDISRLPIAYTVREEVVRGTITSSLFEAVSEAGETDALAVMLADIFAYDIDFIRDIRAGDNFQVLVEKRFREGKPGGYGKILGATFTNQGDTYTAFLFKDGKNPPSYYAADGKALRKAFLKAPLAFSRISSGFTMKRFHPITKTWKAHPAIDYAAPTGTPIMAIGDGTIIRIGRAGGNGNHVKLRHSNGIESLYLHMSRFAKGMRQGKRVVQGQVIGYVGSTGLATGPHLCFRMYKNGAPLNPSKLKTAAAAPISRERLAEFRAAIGPRLARLEGRDIQQAKLEPAPAAAPGR